The Candidatus Methanoperedens sp. genome contains a region encoding:
- a CDS encoding DUF2178 domain-containing protein, producing MKIKENKKMLLKSKIELAISVFMLAFASFWLLQNIYEGKPYYEPLIFIVGLSFLIGAYFNIKRFKAESEGKTIADERSRRIGAKSGLFAYLLLIAALMVSGVVNSAFNLGLEYTSTVYVIWIASLFSWIIIGHYIDKKGDV from the coding sequence ATGAAGATTAAGGAAAATAAAAAAATGCTATTGAAGAGTAAGATTGAATTGGCCATAAGCGTATTTATGCTTGCATTTGCATCTTTTTGGCTCCTTCAAAATATTTATGAAGGAAAACCGTATTACGAACCCTTGATTTTCATCGTTGGTTTGAGTTTTTTGATAGGCGCATATTTCAATATCAAAAGGTTCAAGGCAGAATCAGAAGGAAAAACAATAGCTGATGAGCGGTCACGCAGGATTGGGGCGAAATCTGGATTATTTGCATATTTGCTTCTTATTGCGGCCCTTATGGTTTCCGGCGTGGTTAACAGCGCCTTTAATTTAGGGCTGGAATATACAAGCACGGTATATGTGATTTGGATTGCTTCCCTGTTTTCATGGATAATTATTGGGCATTATATTGACAAAAAAGGTGATGTATAA
- a CDS encoding DUF2178 domain-containing protein yields the protein MMLLGLIDIAYNKSIGIDHSGYIFIGIFWFLYYLNLSKKSKTETLIDERDIRIREKSEYKALQITLAYIVILTVIDLVFGALGYYGNNFMVFMTNEYLIRSVLRLASISGITIVSWVLLILYYGKKQELN from the coding sequence ATGATGTTGTTGGGACTGATAGATATAGCATATAATAAGAGTATAGGAATTGATCATTCGGGATACATTTTCATAGGTATATTCTGGTTTTTATATTATCTGAACTTATCAAAAAAGTCGAAAACAGAAACACTGATAGATGAAAGAGATATAAGGATCCGGGAAAAATCCGAATATAAAGCGCTTCAAATTACCTTAGCGTATATTGTGATTCTTACTGTTATAGATCTGGTCTTTGGTGCTCTTGGATATTATGGCAACAATTTCATGGTTTTCATGACAAATGAATATCTTATTCGAAGTGTATTACGTTTGGCTTCCATATCGGGCATTACAATTGTTTCGTGGGTATTGCTGATATTATATTATGGGAAAAAGCAGGAATTGAATTGA
- a CDS encoding helix-turn-helix transcriptional regulator has translation MRTRIKELRARYDLTQEELAKKVGVRRETIVFLEKGKYNPSLKLAHDIAKVLKSKMEEVFIFEE, from the coding sequence ATGAGAACGCGAATTAAAGAGCTCAGGGCAAGATATGATTTAACTCAGGAAGAACTTGCCAAAAAGGTGGGTGTAAGAAGAGAAACTATTGTTTTCTTAGAAAAAGGAAAATATAATCCCTCCTTGAAGCTTGCTCATGATATAGCTAAAGTATTGAAATCAAAAATGGAGGAGGTTTTTATCTTTGAGGAGTAA